A portion of the Actomonas aquatica genome contains these proteins:
- a CDS encoding NYN domain-containing protein, translated as MSESLQHLLVDGNNVGRAWQDVGKLWRRDANAARQQVVDRVRDWHDVMGWRVTVVFDGRGRELAVEQPTGEATFVVAYSPSGVTADTVIEQWVERSRDPRSCVVATGDAALRSTVTASGAEVINTRDLRAWLERAGETAQRRLLARRREGGGDAS; from the coding sequence GTGTCTGAATCTCTCCAACATCTTCTGGTCGACGGTAACAACGTGGGACGGGCGTGGCAGGATGTCGGCAAGCTCTGGCGTCGCGACGCCAATGCGGCGCGTCAGCAGGTCGTCGACCGCGTGCGGGATTGGCATGACGTGATGGGCTGGCGGGTCACGGTGGTCTTCGACGGGCGCGGGCGGGAGTTGGCGGTGGAGCAACCCACGGGCGAGGCAACCTTTGTGGTGGCCTACTCTCCGAGCGGGGTGACGGCCGACACGGTCATCGAGCAATGGGTGGAGCGCTCGCGCGACCCGCGCTCATGTGTGGTGGCGACCGGAGACGCGGCGTTGCGCTCGACAGTCACGGCGAGTGGAGCCGAGGTGATCAATACGCGCGACCTGCGCGCGTGGTTGGAGCGGGCCGGCGAGACGGCGCAGCGGCGGCTGTTGGCACGGCGGCGGGAAGGCGGTGGAGACGCATCATGA
- a CDS encoding DUF2851 family protein, translated as MSADDATQVMELQGLYGPFQFPELLLQRIWAERAFCVSDGRTANGEAVRIDTVGRWNRQGGPDFKGARVCVGGQWLHGDVELHLREEDWRHHRHAADPAYNEVVLHVVLFPPEVGTTTRGAQGAIPVLPLLPLLWHDLEEYASDAAVSAIAARPADRLAEDWLELDEEARAERVEREARRRWTAKMRYARLRVERLGWESACHHTALEILGYRFNRAPMLEVASRWPLGEWRGGAVDPEAAYEALSGRWSLQGVRPANHPRKRLAAYARWIGEGTEAWPRVLARMAEAWPAATQVGDIREWRREAGWSDWRASVMKAIGAAEVVPRPRADNLWGDGLLPLLAARGGEAGEASYFPWWFGAWPGDQPGAIVKAARLIGLADGGRRHPLAWGHVQALLGWQHARDAEALSASGRRT; from the coding sequence ATGAGCGCGGACGACGCCACGCAGGTGATGGAGCTGCAGGGCCTGTATGGTCCGTTTCAGTTTCCGGAACTGCTGTTGCAACGCATCTGGGCGGAGCGGGCGTTTTGTGTGAGTGACGGGCGGACGGCGAATGGCGAGGCGGTGCGCATCGACACGGTCGGGCGCTGGAACCGGCAGGGCGGGCCGGACTTCAAGGGGGCGCGGGTCTGTGTCGGCGGGCAGTGGTTGCACGGTGACGTCGAGTTGCACCTGCGCGAGGAGGACTGGCGCCACCATCGCCATGCGGCGGACCCGGCTTACAACGAAGTGGTGCTGCACGTGGTGCTGTTTCCGCCGGAAGTCGGCACCACGACGCGCGGGGCGCAGGGGGCGATCCCGGTGCTGCCGCTGCTGCCCTTGTTGTGGCACGACCTCGAGGAGTATGCGAGCGATGCGGCGGTTTCGGCGATCGCGGCGCGACCGGCGGATCGATTGGCAGAGGATTGGTTGGAACTGGATGAGGAGGCCCGGGCCGAGCGGGTGGAGCGGGAAGCGCGGCGGCGTTGGACGGCGAAGATGCGGTATGCACGATTGCGGGTCGAGCGCCTGGGCTGGGAGTCGGCCTGTCATCACACGGCGCTGGAGATTCTAGGCTATCGCTTTAACCGGGCGCCGATGCTCGAGGTCGCGAGTCGCTGGCCGTTGGGAGAGTGGCGGGGTGGAGCGGTGGACCCGGAGGCGGCTTATGAGGCGCTGAGCGGTCGCTGGTCATTACAAGGCGTGCGGCCAGCCAACCATCCGCGCAAACGTTTGGCGGCTTATGCGCGCTGGATTGGAGAGGGCACGGAGGCGTGGCCGCGGGTGTTGGCGCGAATGGCGGAGGCGTGGCCAGCGGCGACGCAGGTCGGCGATATCCGCGAGTGGCGGCGGGAGGCGGGTTGGAGCGACTGGCGCGCGAGCGTGATGAAGGCGATTGGCGCGGCCGAGGTGGTGCCGCGGCCGCGGGCGGACAATTTGTGGGGTGATGGCTTGTTGCCCTTGTTGGCGGCACGAGGAGGGGAGGCCGGCGAAGCGAGCTATTTCCCGTGGTGGTTTGGCGCGTGGCCGGGCGATCAGCCGGGGGCCATTGTAAAGGCGGCGCGGCTCATCGGTTTGGCCGATGGTGGCCGTCGGCATCCCTTGGCGTGGGGCCATGTGCAGGCCTTGTTGGGGTGGCAGCACGCGCGCGATGCCGAGGCGTTGTCGGCCAGTGGGCGGCGGACTTGA
- the nusA gene encoding transcription termination factor NusA, with the protein MSSEILSVLEYMEKEKGIERADMIGAIVNAIKTAAQKGVNSGQELKIEIDPKNGQLHAWSILKVVDSVSDPKLEIHIEKATAIQPGIQLGEFIEKEIDPSYLGRIAAQTARQAIMQKLRQFEKDRIYDDFKDMVGNIVTGTVRRRERNDIYVDLGKAEALLMGREQVPGEEYQPGDRIRCLLAAIESTPRGPELMLTRASPRFVRRLFELEVTEIADGTVAIEAFAREPGYRTKMAVISNDPKVDPVGACVGARGARVKSIVRELNGEKVDIINYFADPEQMIMEALKPAVPREIRLDERNRRILLRVANDDLAIAIGRKGQNARLTSRLIGWKIDIEEYKEETVDVQDEATKRLASSLDVPYELATRLVTAGFVSLEIFEGVEADDLEGQGFSSEEAAFILSKVSAAQNG; encoded by the coding sequence ATGAGCAGCGAAATTCTATCCGTCCTCGAATACATGGAGAAGGAGAAGGGCATCGAGCGCGCCGACATGATCGGTGCGATCGTGAATGCCATCAAAACTGCTGCCCAAAAGGGCGTGAATTCCGGACAGGAACTGAAGATCGAAATCGACCCGAAGAATGGCCAGCTGCACGCGTGGTCGATCCTCAAGGTGGTCGACTCGGTGAGCGATCCGAAGCTCGAAATCCATATCGAGAAAGCCACCGCGATCCAACCTGGTATCCAGCTCGGCGAGTTCATCGAGAAGGAAATCGATCCGTCTTACCTCGGCCGCATCGCGGCGCAGACCGCCCGTCAGGCGATCATGCAGAAGCTGCGTCAGTTCGAGAAGGATCGTATCTACGACGACTTCAAAGACATGGTCGGCAATATCGTCACTGGCACGGTGCGTCGTCGTGAGCGCAACGACATCTACGTCGATCTCGGCAAGGCCGAGGCGCTGCTGATGGGCCGCGAGCAGGTCCCGGGCGAAGAATACCAACCGGGTGACCGCATCCGTTGTTTGTTGGCCGCCATCGAAAGCACCCCGCGTGGTCCGGAGCTCATGCTCACCCGCGCCAGCCCCCGTTTCGTGCGTCGTCTGTTCGAACTCGAAGTCACCGAGATCGCGGACGGCACCGTGGCGATTGAAGCCTTTGCCCGCGAGCCGGGCTACCGCACCAAGATGGCGGTGATCTCCAACGATCCCAAGGTCGACCCGGTCGGAGCCTGCGTGGGTGCCCGTGGTGCCCGCGTGAAGTCGATCGTGCGCGAGCTCAACGGCGAGAAGGTGGACATCATCAACTATTTCGCCGACCCCGAGCAGATGATCATGGAGGCGCTCAAGCCGGCCGTGCCGCGCGAGATCCGTCTCGACGAACGCAATCGTCGCATCCTGCTGCGCGTCGCCAATGACGACCTCGCCATTGCGATCGGTCGCAAGGGCCAGAATGCCCGTCTCACTTCCCGCCTCATTGGTTGGAAGATCGATATCGAGGAATACAAGGAAGAGACCGTCGACGTGCAGGACGAAGCGACCAAGCGCCTCGCCTCCTCCCTCGATGTTCCTTACGAACTGGCCACCCGTTTGGTCACGGCCGGTTTTGTTTCGTTGGAAATTTTCGAAGGCGTCGAAGCCGACGACTTGGAAGGGCAGGGGTTCTCTTCCGAAGAAGCCGCGTTCATTCTCTCCAAAGTGTCGGCCGCCCAAAACGGCTAA
- the infB gene encoding translation initiation factor IF-2, with amino-acid sequence MSIRIHELAKKIGMENKDLLSLLKERNYEVKSVSSTIDNISAEALVEEFASQAESAEKPAPELDQPVAEKAPPAPVKEVVDAPAQPPQVKLPPGVFVKSADDVEREKAEKAEQARREAEAQAAAARAAAAPPPPPAPAAPPPPPPAPTGSSPRPVTIPQAPAGRAPTPPPPPPAGRAPTPPPPPPAAGRAPMPPPAARPSSPAPVPPPASRPPSTPVPPPPVSRPGAAPVPPPRPPAKGPVVPPPATAAKPAAEEDGELRTVQVKPPIIVREFAQLLGLKPFKLISELMEQGVFASMNQTIDEPVAIELAAKHNVILEVKHRGEGQVQNQAPTEKDIKKQKEKAAEEEERNLEERPPVVCILGHVDHGKTSLLDTIRKANVVKGEAGGITQHIGAYQVTRDNGKITFLDTPGHAAFNKMRARGAQVTDIAILVVAADDGFKPQTDEALKFIKDAGVSLIVAVNKMDVKGANIDQVKTQMQQRDIASEDWGGETITVPVSAIKGDGIDELLEMIQLQAEVLELKANPKAKASGVVIESQLDVGRGPLATVIVQRGTLKVGDAIVCGKEWAKVRAMFDDQGKNLKEAGPATPVRVIGWSGTPDSGSTFKTVKNPREAEAMAEEVADELKKKAATKASEPKEVSVEALFANIAATQAKTLKLVIKSDVYGSAEAVRGMLEGIKSDKVSVEIVANEVGLVTKTDVQRASAAGATILAFNTKLENGVTPQAKHHGVRVESYNIIYELVDAARDMMADLLDPELKEVKLGAAEVREVFPLAKGFVAGCLVTEGKIIRNASARLRRGKETVHEGKVQTLKRFKDDANEIRAGLECGIKLDDFNGYEKGDVIETFEIQKVRASL; translated from the coding sequence ATGAGCATCCGCATTCACGAACTCGCCAAGAAGATCGGCATGGAGAACAAGGACCTCTTGTCCTTGCTCAAAGAGCGCAATTACGAGGTTAAGAGCGTTTCCAGCACGATCGACAATATCTCGGCAGAGGCGCTCGTGGAGGAGTTTGCCAGTCAGGCCGAGTCCGCCGAAAAGCCGGCCCCGGAACTCGACCAGCCGGTCGCCGAAAAGGCGCCGCCTGCTCCGGTCAAGGAAGTCGTCGATGCGCCGGCCCAACCGCCGCAGGTGAAGCTGCCGCCCGGTGTTTTTGTGAAGTCGGCCGACGACGTCGAACGCGAGAAGGCCGAGAAGGCCGAGCAAGCCCGCCGCGAGGCCGAAGCACAGGCCGCCGCGGCCCGTGCCGCCGCCGCTCCGCCGCCGCCGCCCGCCCCGGCTGCTCCGCCGCCGCCCCCCCCGGCGCCCACGGGTTCCTCGCCGCGCCCGGTCACCATTCCGCAGGCTCCGGCTGGTCGTGCGCCCACCCCGCCACCCCCGCCGCCCGCGGGTCGTGCGCCGACTCCGCCCCCGCCGCCGCCGGCCGCGGGTCGTGCTCCCATGCCGCCGCCGGCCGCTCGTCCTTCATCTCCCGCTCCTGTGCCACCTCCGGCTTCCCGTCCTCCTTCCACTCCGGTGCCTCCGCCGCCGGTATCCCGCCCCGGAGCCGCTCCGGTGCCGCCGCCGCGTCCGCCCGCCAAGGGCCCGGTGGTGCCGCCGCCTGCCACCGCCGCCAAGCCCGCCGCCGAAGAGGATGGCGAGCTGCGCACCGTGCAGGTCAAGCCGCCGATCATCGTGCGGGAGTTTGCCCAATTGCTGGGACTCAAGCCTTTCAAGCTCATTTCCGAGCTGATGGAGCAGGGCGTGTTCGCTTCGATGAATCAGACCATCGACGAGCCCGTCGCCATCGAACTGGCCGCGAAGCACAATGTCATCCTCGAGGTGAAGCACCGTGGTGAGGGCCAGGTCCAAAACCAGGCGCCGACCGAGAAGGACATCAAGAAGCAGAAGGAAAAGGCTGCCGAAGAAGAGGAGCGCAACCTTGAGGAGCGTCCCCCGGTGGTCTGCATCCTTGGCCACGTCGACCATGGTAAGACGTCCCTGCTCGACACCATTCGCAAAGCCAACGTCGTGAAGGGTGAAGCCGGTGGCATCACCCAGCACATCGGTGCGTATCAGGTTACTCGTGACAACGGGAAGATCACCTTCCTCGACACCCCCGGTCACGCGGCCTTCAACAAGATGCGCGCCCGTGGTGCCCAGGTCACCGACATCGCCATTCTGGTGGTGGCGGCCGACGACGGTTTCAAACCGCAGACCGATGAGGCGCTGAAGTTCATCAAGGACGCTGGCGTTTCACTGATCGTCGCCGTCAACAAGATGGACGTGAAGGGCGCCAACATCGATCAGGTCAAAACCCAGATGCAGCAGCGTGACATCGCCTCGGAAGACTGGGGTGGTGAGACCATCACGGTGCCGGTTTCGGCCATCAAGGGCGACGGTATCGACGAGCTGCTGGAGATGATCCAACTGCAGGCCGAAGTGCTTGAACTCAAAGCCAACCCCAAGGCCAAGGCCTCTGGCGTGGTGATCGAATCTCAGCTCGATGTGGGTCGCGGTCCGCTCGCGACGGTCATCGTGCAGCGCGGCACCCTCAAGGTCGGCGACGCCATCGTTTGCGGCAAGGAGTGGGCCAAGGTCCGCGCCATGTTTGACGACCAAGGCAAGAACCTGAAGGAAGCCGGACCGGCCACGCCGGTGCGAGTGATCGGGTGGTCGGGCACCCCGGACAGCGGATCGACCTTCAAGACGGTCAAAAATCCGCGTGAGGCGGAAGCGATGGCCGAAGAGGTTGCCGATGAGCTCAAGAAAAAGGCCGCCACCAAGGCCTCCGAGCCGAAGGAAGTTTCCGTCGAAGCGCTCTTCGCCAACATCGCCGCCACCCAGGCCAAGACGCTCAAGCTCGTCATCAAGAGCGACGTTTATGGCTCGGCCGAAGCCGTGCGCGGGATGCTGGAAGGCATCAAGAGCGACAAGGTTTCCGTTGAGATCGTGGCCAACGAAGTGGGCCTCGTGACCAAGACCGATGTGCAGCGCGCCAGCGCCGCCGGCGCGACGATTCTCGCCTTCAACACCAAGTTGGAGAACGGGGTCACGCCGCAGGCCAAGCACCACGGTGTGCGCGTCGAGAGCTACAACATCATCTACGAACTCGTGGATGCCGCGCGCGACATGATGGCCGACCTGCTCGACCCCGAGCTCAAGGAGGTCAAACTCGGCGCCGCCGAAGTCCGCGAGGTCTTCCCGCTGGCCAAGGGCTTTGTCGCCGGCTGTCTCGTCACCGAAGGCAAGATCATCCGCAATGCCTCCGCTCGGCTGCGCCGCGGCAAGGAAACCGTGCACGAAGGCAAGGTCCAGACGCTCAAACGCTTCAAAGACGACGCCAACGAGATCCGTGCCGGCCTCGAGTGCGGTATCAAGCTCGACGACTTCAATGGCTACGAGAAGGGCGATGTGATCGAGACCTTCGAGATCCAGAAAGTGCGCGCGTCGCTCTAA
- the rbfA gene encoding 30S ribosome-binding factor RbfA, whose protein sequence is MSNRTIRIAELVQRELGSYLHTKYKQEAVAITVADVEVAPDLKTGKIYFSILGDEATVDERFRWLLRKRAELRKVLAQRIKIKFAPDWVFLIDQAVERGNRVLDLLDDLAREEKAKQSEEDGDA, encoded by the coding sequence ATGTCCAACCGCACCATTCGCATCGCCGAGCTCGTGCAGCGTGAATTGGGCTCGTATTTGCACACCAAATACAAGCAGGAAGCCGTGGCGATCACGGTGGCCGATGTCGAAGTCGCGCCGGATCTCAAGACCGGTAAGATCTACTTCTCCATTCTCGGGGATGAAGCGACCGTGGATGAGCGTTTTCGCTGGCTCCTGCGCAAGCGGGCCGAGTTGCGCAAGGTGTTGGCCCAGCGAATCAAGATCAAGTTTGCTCCGGATTGGGTGTTTCTAATCGATCAGGCGGTCGAACGCGGCAACCGCGTGCTCGATCTGCTCGATGATCTGGCGCGAGAGGAGAAGGCCAAGCAAAGCGAGGAGGACGGCGACGCGTGA
- a CDS encoding DHH family phosphoesterase: MTDDGPNYPKLHDGFRALLQETDQRPVAVVGHARPDGDCIGSQVALARILRAMGREVICVNSDTVPRRLEFVAHGERFVNVEGLPAESAHVAIFVDCADHERPGPRLMARFPTVLGNIDHHVSNQGYAEHNCVDPRAAATCEILAGLFLDFNLPIDAQTAQALYAGILTDTGQFRFASTTHRTFKFAAELMACGADPVQAGFELYEREPLGKMKLLQRFLASLELHAGGRICVGTLVRGVFEETGTNHEDTEGLVDYARAIDGVEIGCLIEEREDGAKASLRSKDPVYRVDRIAALFNGGGHACAAGLNVKGVAMPEFRRQLATALVARLDEVQAGEGI, translated from the coding sequence GTGACCGACGACGGGCCGAATTACCCCAAGTTGCACGACGGGTTTCGCGCCCTGTTGCAGGAAACGGATCAGCGGCCGGTGGCAGTCGTGGGCCATGCCCGGCCGGATGGGGATTGTATCGGTTCGCAAGTGGCCCTCGCTCGCATCCTGCGCGCGATGGGACGAGAGGTGATCTGCGTGAACTCCGATACGGTGCCACGCCGGCTGGAATTTGTAGCTCACGGTGAACGATTTGTGAACGTCGAAGGCCTGCCGGCGGAGTCCGCGCATGTCGCTATCTTCGTGGATTGTGCCGACCACGAACGTCCGGGACCCCGCCTGATGGCGCGCTTCCCGACGGTGCTCGGCAACATCGATCACCACGTTTCGAACCAAGGTTACGCGGAACACAATTGTGTGGATCCGCGGGCGGCCGCGACCTGCGAGATCCTCGCCGGCCTGTTTCTCGACTTCAACCTGCCGATCGATGCGCAGACGGCGCAGGCGCTCTACGCCGGCATCCTGACCGACACCGGGCAGTTTCGATTCGCGTCGACGACGCACCGCACCTTCAAGTTCGCGGCCGAACTCATGGCCTGCGGAGCCGATCCGGTGCAGGCGGGGTTCGAGCTCTACGAGCGCGAGCCGCTCGGCAAAATGAAGCTCCTGCAGCGTTTCCTCGCCTCACTCGAGCTGCATGCCGGTGGCCGGATTTGTGTCGGCACCTTGGTCCGCGGCGTATTCGAGGAGACTGGGACCAACCACGAGGACACCGAAGGGTTGGTCGACTATGCGCGCGCGATCGATGGTGTTGAAATCGGTTGCCTCATCGAGGAGCGCGAAGACGGCGCCAAGGCGAGTCTGCGTTCCAAGGATCCGGTCTACCGGGTCGATCGTATCGCGGCCTTGTTCAACGGCGGCGGGCACGCCTGTGCGGCGGGCCTGAACGTCAAAGGGGTGGCGATGCCGGAGTTTCGCCGCCAGCTGGCCACCGCGCTCGTTGCGCGGCTGGATGAAGTGCAGGCGGGCGAGGGGATTTAA
- the truB gene encoding tRNA pseudouridine(55) synthase TruB, which translates to MLGPKKEFEGVLLVDKPTDHTSHDVVARLRGKFKMKRIGHAGTLDPSATGLLVMLVGKATRVSQYMMSVEKEYTGTVVLGAVTNTQDADGEVLETRPVPELSEADILAAMKTFKGDQYQIPPMFSAIKIDGKPLYKSARKGEEVEREPRFIRVMQYDLKRWESPELDFLVRSSKGTYVRTLAHDLGQKLGCGGHLKNLRRTAAGDLNVANALPLEEILEMPLLDLEKRLLPVHEVAPRIAL; encoded by the coding sequence ATGCTCGGACCCAAAAAGGAATTCGAGGGCGTCCTCCTGGTGGACAAGCCCACTGATCACACGTCGCACGACGTCGTTGCCCGACTGCGCGGGAAGTTCAAGATGAAGCGCATCGGCCACGCCGGCACGCTCGACCCGTCCGCGACCGGCCTGCTGGTCATGCTAGTCGGCAAGGCGACCCGCGTCTCGCAATACATGATGAGCGTGGAAAAGGAATACACCGGCACGGTGGTGCTCGGTGCGGTCACCAATACGCAGGATGCCGACGGCGAGGTGCTGGAGACGCGCCCGGTGCCGGAGCTGAGCGAGGCCGACATCCTCGCCGCGATGAAAACCTTCAAGGGCGACCAATACCAGATTCCGCCCATGTTCTCGGCCATCAAGATCGACGGCAAACCGCTCTACAAGTCGGCCCGCAAAGGTGAGGAAGTGGAGCGCGAGCCGCGCTTCATTCGCGTCATGCAATACGATTTGAAGCGCTGGGAATCGCCGGAGTTGGACTTCCTGGTGCGCTCCAGCAAAGGCACCTACGTGCGCACGTTGGCGCACGACCTCGGCCAGAAGCTGGGCTGCGGCGGTCACCTCAAAAACCTGCGTCGCACGGCGGCCGGTGACCTCAATGTCGCCAATGCGCTGCCGCTCGAAGAGATTCTGGAAATGCCCTTGCTCGACCTCGAAAAGCGCCTGTTGCCGGTGCACGAAGTCGCGCCGCGAATCGCGTTGTGA
- the ribF gene encoding riboflavin biosynthesis protein RibF, which yields MKLPAHIAGLDEARDLPARPLHLAIGMFDGVHLGHRAVVEAAVASARNTRGLAAALTFDPHPSRLLRPDAPVCLLQPAGIRSRRLLAAGLDVVIAQPFTPEFAAVSAEDFLPNLLKALPELRTIYVGENWRFGRGRVGDVAMLNAEARKNGLRVFSAPRVNFDGEPISSTRIRVALREGRLDTVNALLGYTYCTDGVVKGGQQLGRTIGFPTLNVPWAPECAPRLGVYAVRIRRAVRTSDDTASWEGVANYGVRPTVADGETTPLLEVHAFETPPFDAGDHIEVEWCAFLRDERRFDGIEALRRQIDQDAAAARRFFAEQAG from the coding sequence GTGAAACTGCCCGCCCACATCGCCGGTTTAGATGAGGCCCGCGACCTGCCGGCGCGGCCCCTGCACTTGGCGATTGGCATGTTTGACGGGGTGCACCTCGGCCATCGCGCGGTGGTGGAGGCGGCGGTGGCTTCGGCCCGCAATACGCGTGGATTGGCGGCGGCGCTCACGTTTGATCCGCACCCGAGCCGACTGCTGCGACCGGACGCGCCGGTGTGCCTACTGCAGCCTGCCGGGATCCGTTCGCGGCGACTGCTGGCGGCGGGTTTGGATGTGGTCATCGCTCAGCCCTTCACGCCGGAGTTCGCGGCGGTATCGGCCGAGGACTTTTTGCCCAATCTGCTGAAGGCCCTGCCGGAGCTCCGCACCATTTACGTGGGCGAGAATTGGCGCTTCGGACGCGGACGCGTCGGCGACGTGGCCATGCTTAATGCGGAAGCCCGCAAGAACGGCCTGCGCGTGTTTAGCGCGCCGCGCGTGAACTTCGACGGCGAGCCCATCAGCAGCACGCGCATCCGCGTGGCGCTGCGCGAAGGGCGGCTCGACACGGTGAACGCGCTCCTCGGCTACACCTATTGCACCGACGGCGTGGTGAAAGGCGGTCAACAGCTGGGCCGCACCATCGGATTCCCGACGCTCAACGTGCCGTGGGCGCCGGAATGCGCGCCGCGACTGGGCGTGTATGCCGTGCGGATCCGACGCGCGGTGCGGACGTCGGACGACACGGCCTCTTGGGAAGGCGTGGCCAACTATGGCGTGCGCCCGACGGTGGCCGACGGTGAAACCACGCCGCTGCTGGAGGTGCATGCGTTTGAGACGCCGCCCTTTGATGCGGGGGATCACATCGAAGTGGAGTGGTGCGCGTTCCTGCGCGACGAGCGACGTTTTGATGGCATCGAGGCCTTAAGGCGGCAGATCGATCAGGACGCGGCGGCGGCGCGAAGGTTTTTCGCCGAGCAGGCCGGATAA
- a CDS encoding GIY-YIG nuclease family protein, producing the protein MIVSESHPRERYVGLTNDLKCRLKRHNEGASLHTAKFKPWRLVAYTAFEDETTARNWERYLKTGSGRAFAARRFWPRA; encoded by the coding sequence ATGATCGTTTCAGAAAGTCATCCGCGGGAACGATATGTCGGTCTGACGAACGATCTCAAATGCCGACTGAAACGTCACAACGAAGGAGCCTCTTTGCATACGGCCAAGTTCAAGCCGTGGCGGCTGGTGGCTTACACGGCGTTTGAAGACGAGACCACAGCGCGAAACTGGGAACGGTATCTTAAAACCGGCTCAGGAAGAGCATTCGCCGCGCGCAGATTCTGGCCCCGAGCTTAA
- a CDS encoding DNA repair protein RecN produces MLQTLTIRNLALLEEVSLEFDEGFTVVTGETGAGKSILLGALSLLAGERVEKTIIRQGAEACEVEAALWFAEPGRIDAVLTALDLPTCEDGVLLLKRSLSRSRAPKISVNGSMTTLGNLQQLGEAWIDFHGPSEPRRLLKTQCQLELLDLYAQCGGALSTYQESYDGWRALRSERDRLAKQDRLSPDQIEFMGAQLKRLDKLELTAEAIDTLERDYMRVSRAQELTELAQSLELGLSGEEGIAPQLAPLLRAARELAEIDESAGPLADRLQAVAIELADLAGEYASLGGQFSFEPDEVESLHTRMNAWLEVKRKYGDLDAVIEAREALRKQLDSQGDIEGALAKLDGRIQTAEKTARAAAAKLREARTKAAAKLSKVAAKSIAQLGFKKSEFRIEVSATGELGPTGDAAVEFLFSPNVGEAALPLNRIASSGELARVMLALKTVLADLDAVPVLVFDEVDANVGGEIGRVVGEQMAGIGANHQVLCVTHLPQVAAQGRAHLVVEKDQSKERVSVSITPIDGDRAGRIDELARMLGDRKAASARAHAEELLGN; encoded by the coding sequence ATGCTGCAGACGCTCACCATTCGCAATCTTGCCCTGCTTGAAGAGGTTTCACTCGAGTTCGACGAGGGCTTTACCGTGGTCACGGGCGAGACCGGCGCGGGCAAAAGCATCCTGCTGGGCGCGTTGAGTCTGCTCGCCGGCGAACGGGTCGAAAAAACCATCATTCGCCAGGGCGCGGAGGCATGTGAGGTGGAGGCGGCGTTGTGGTTTGCCGAGCCGGGGCGCATCGATGCGGTGCTGACGGCGTTGGATCTGCCGACATGCGAAGACGGGGTGCTGTTGCTCAAGCGCAGCTTGTCGCGCAGCCGCGCGCCGAAGATCAGCGTGAACGGCAGCATGACGACGCTGGGCAATCTGCAGCAGTTGGGGGAGGCCTGGATCGATTTTCATGGTCCGAGCGAACCGCGCCGACTGTTGAAGACGCAGTGCCAGCTCGAGCTGCTCGATCTCTATGCGCAATGTGGTGGTGCACTGTCGACGTATCAGGAAAGTTATGACGGCTGGCGAGCCTTGCGCAGCGAGCGTGATCGTTTGGCCAAGCAGGACCGGTTGTCGCCGGATCAGATCGAGTTCATGGGCGCGCAGCTCAAACGCCTGGACAAGTTGGAGCTCACCGCCGAAGCCATCGACACCTTGGAGCGGGATTACATGCGGGTGAGCCGGGCGCAAGAGCTGACCGAATTGGCGCAGAGTCTGGAACTGGGGCTGAGCGGCGAAGAGGGGATCGCACCGCAGTTGGCGCCGCTGCTGCGTGCCGCCCGGGAGTTGGCCGAGATCGATGAAAGTGCCGGGCCTTTGGCTGATCGTCTGCAGGCGGTGGCGATTGAGTTGGCGGATCTGGCCGGTGAATACGCGAGCTTGGGCGGGCAGTTTTCCTTCGAGCCGGATGAGGTGGAATCGCTGCACACGCGGATGAATGCGTGGCTGGAGGTGAAGCGGAAATACGGGGACCTCGACGCGGTGATTGAGGCACGGGAGGCACTGCGTAAACAGCTCGACAGCCAGGGCGACATTGAGGGCGCGCTGGCCAAGCTCGATGGTCGGATCCAGACGGCGGAGAAGACGGCCAGGGCCGCGGCGGCGAAGTTGCGCGAAGCGCGCACCAAGGCGGCGGCCAAGCTCTCGAAAGTGGCTGCGAAATCGATCGCGCAGCTCGGCTTCAAGAAGTCGGAGTTTCGTATCGAAGTTTCCGCTACAGGGGAACTTGGTCCGACCGGTGACGCGGCGGTGGAGTTTTTGTTTTCGCCCAATGTGGGCGAGGCGGCGCTGCCGCTCAATCGCATCGCTTCCAGCGGTGAGTTGGCGCGCGTGATGTTGGCGTTGAAGACGGTGTTGGCCGACCTCGATGCGGTGCCGGTGTTGGTCTTCGATGAAGTCGACGCGAACGTGGGTGGGGAGATTGGCCGCGTGGTGGGCGAGCAGATGGCGGGCATCGGCGCGAACCATCAGGTCTTGTGCGTGACGCACCTGCCGCAGGTGGCGGCGCAGGGCCGGGCGCATTTGGTGGTGGAGAAGGATCAGTCGAAGGAGCGCGTGAGTGTTTCGATCACGCCGATCGATGGCGATCGCGCCGGGCGGATCGACGAACTCGCGCGCATGTTGGGTGACCGTAAAGCAGCCAGTGCCCGCGCCCATGCGGAAGAGCTGTTGGGGAACTGA